The nucleotide window ATTTCATTAACGCCAAAAAAATTTCAGACTGCGGTGGAAACCGCGGCGCGCGCAATTCAGAATGGCGGAGTTATCGTCGCGCCCACCGACACGGTTTACGGTTTGCTGGCCGATGCCGCCAACAAAACCGCGATACAAAAAATTTATACAGTCAAAAAACGGCCGAGC belongs to Patescibacteria group bacterium and includes:
- a CDS encoding Sua5/YciO/YrdC/YwlC family protein translates to MEIISLTPKKFQTAVETAARAIQNGGVIVAPTDTVYGLLADAANKTAIQKIYTVKKRPS